In Paraburkholderia sp. PGU19, a single window of DNA contains:
- a CDS encoding SRPBCC family protein codes for MTFKDIGLSGAKTHSIVRTSGPTLDDPVSSGGDHTPRSRLSHTGVLVAGLALGLAIASGASYAGDQEDAAHAQSQPDAIRTMRSDLVNRSQEIHWPDGFDPSTADLFSHNEIVVDASCEHVWSKIVDARDWPRWYPNSKDVRIVGGGGTVLHANSVFRWTTFGLSLESRIHEFVPNTRIGWYGYAPGTQPTFYHTWYLTPKDGVCVVTMDEVGKGAGAIRLRQSNESLMHRGHDLWLVTLKWVSENGALDK; via the coding sequence ATGACGTTCAAGGATATTGGTCTTTCTGGCGCGAAAACACATTCAATCGTACGTACATCAGGCCCGACGCTGGACGACCCGGTTTCGTCGGGAGGCGATCACACGCCCCGTTCCCGGCTTTCTCATACAGGTGTTCTGGTTGCGGGCTTGGCCCTTGGGCTCGCCATCGCATCTGGTGCGAGCTATGCGGGTGATCAGGAAGACGCCGCGCATGCTCAGTCGCAACCTGACGCAATCAGGACGATGCGGTCAGATCTAGTGAACCGTTCACAAGAGATTCACTGGCCGGATGGCTTTGACCCTTCCACCGCAGACCTGTTTTCGCACAATGAGATTGTTGTTGACGCATCCTGCGAACACGTATGGAGCAAAATCGTCGATGCGCGCGATTGGCCGCGATGGTACCCAAACTCAAAGGACGTACGCATCGTCGGTGGCGGAGGAACTGTTCTGCACGCAAATAGCGTGTTCCGATGGACGACTTTCGGATTATCGCTCGAAAGCAGGATTCATGAATTCGTCCCTAATACGCGTATTGGCTGGTACGGCTATGCACCGGGCACTCAACCAACCTTTTACCACACCTGGTATCTGACTCCGAAAGACGGAGTATGCGTTGTTACGATGGACGAAGTGGGCAAAGGCGCAGGTGCTATTCGCCTCCGGCAAAGCAATGAAAGCCTCATGCACCGCGGACATGACTTGTGGTTGGTGACACTGAAATGGGTCTCTGAGAACGGAGCATTAGATAAATAG